A single Cygnus atratus isolate AKBS03 ecotype Queensland, Australia chromosome 11, CAtr_DNAZoo_HiC_assembly, whole genome shotgun sequence DNA region contains:
- the TMED3 gene encoding transmembrane emp24 domain-containing protein 3, which produces MSRTPSMRLFSRLRARTAASARAGRPAGGAAPSGAGSGAGAVRSGAGSGAARCGAGRMRGWALALLLGALRAGGTELTFELPDSDKQCFHQEMERGLKFTLDYQVITGGHYDVDCYVEDPNGRTIYRETKKQYDSFPHHTEVKGIYTFCFSNEFSTFSHKTVYFNLQVGDEPPILPDMSSRVTALTQMESACVTIHEALNAVIDSQTHYRLREAQDRSRAEDLNGRVSYWSVGETVILFVVSIGQVMLLKSFFTEKRPGSGGAGT; this is translated from the exons ATGTCCCGCACTCCTTCAATGCGTTTGTTCAGCCGGCTGCGGGCGCGCACGGCCGCGAGCGCGCG GGCTGGGCGGCCCGCGGGCGGAGCGGcgccgagcggggccgggagcggggccggagcggtgcggagcggggccgggagcggcgcGGCGCGGTGCGGAGCGGGCAGGATGCGGGGCTGGgcgctggccctgctgctgggcgcGCTGCGGGCGGGCGGCACCGAGCTCACCTTCGAGCTGCCCGACAGCGACAAGCAGTGCTTCCACCAGGAGATGGAGCGGGGCCTCAAGTTCACGCTGGACTACCAG GTCATCACCGGAGGGCACTACGATGTGGACTGCTACGTGGAGGACCCCAATGGCAGGACGATCTACAGGGAGACCAAGAAGCAGTATGACAGTTTCCCACACCACACCGAAGTCAAGGGCATCTACACCTTCTGCTTCAGCAACGAGTTCTCCACCTTCTCCCATAAGACCGTCTACTTCAACCTGCAGGTGGGCGACGAGCCGCCCATCCTGCCCGACATGAGCAGCCGCGTCACCGCCTTGACACAG ATGGAGTCTGCCTGCGTCACCATCCACGAGGCTCTGAACGCGGTGATAGACTCCCAGACTCACTACCGGCTGCGGGAAGCGCAGGACCGGAGCAGAGCCGAAGACCTCAATGGCCGGGTCTCGTACTGGTCGGTGGGGGAAACCGTCATCCTCTTTGTGGTCAGCATTGGGCAAGTGATGCTGCTCAAAAGCTTCTTCACTGAGAAGAGACCAGGCAGCGGCGGAGCTGGCACCTAA